In the genome of Triticum urartu cultivar G1812 chromosome 5, Tu2.1, whole genome shotgun sequence, one region contains:
- the LOC125507427 gene encoding collagen alpha-2(I) chain-like — MGVRRPGRNPNRSGVIGRRGSIGIFPTKGPAASPTSEKGHGLRGRGRGRGRGRGRGGPSPGSAPGGSGAAPLGPGSPAPTGFFAPYGALIPGLSAARAPWAAPNAAGVLDPRPPAPHQAYPVLSSSSNGPTWEQYNQLYVALQGLSMQQQHAGGAPDWFLDTGATSHVAGPSHGEAHHEVQ, encoded by the exons ATGGGGGTGAGGCGGCCGGGGAGGAACCCTAACCGCAGCGGCGTCATCGGGCGGAGGGGATCGATT ggcatatttccaacaaaaggACCCGCTGCCTCTCCGACCAGCGAAAAGGGCCATGGCTTGCGCGGGCGTGGTCGCGGCCGTGGCCGTGGCCGTGGCCGCGGCGGCCCATCCCCCGGTAGCGCTCCTGGTGGGAGCGGCGCCGCTCCCTTGGGCCCTGGCTCGCCCGCTCCAACAGGCTTCTTTGCTCCTTATGGGGCCCTCATTCCTGGACTGTCTGCAGCGCGGGCTCCCTGGGCTGCGCCGAACGCCGCGGGCGTGCTCGACCCACGCCCTCCTGCACCTCATCAGGCCTACCCCGTGTTGTCGTCGTCCTCCAATGGGCCTACTTGGGAGCAGTATAACCAGCTATACGTTGCTCTCCAGGGCCTCTCCATGCAGCAGCAGCACGCCGGTGGCGCGCCGGACTGGTTCCTCGACACGGGCGCTACGTCGCACGTCGCTG GACCTAGCCACGGGGAAGCTCATCATGAGGTCCAATAG